In Leptospiraceae bacterium, one DNA window encodes the following:
- a CDS encoding 2-oxoglutarate dehydrogenase E1 component, translating to MNSENSMLLYGDNTLLLEGLYEEYSKNPSSVSEDWRKFFSELDSQKYTNGKSTGLVSPSIEKSPPPLHEMGILNLQNAYRRQGHLAATLDPLGINKPNRKFIDQKLNNLTEIDLNTVVESGIGGVGKAKLKEVIDWFEKFYCSTIGSEHYYLVNDEEREWLQSKMESTEYVKDLTKGEKLRLFEKVFQAEYFEEFLAKKFVGKKRFSLEGGETLIPILDTIVEEAGKHDMNQLVIGMAHRGRLNVLVNIIEKPAGLIFAEFEEKTGEDEHYADVKYHLGYHNTKMTKAKKEVKLSLGFNPSHLEAVNPVITGNVRAKQAIEKDKLGVKYMPILIHGDAAFAGQGVVAETLNLMNIEGYTTGGTFHIVINNQIGFTTLPNESRSTLYATDLAKGFQIPIFHVNGDDPEAALRVVKLCLEYRQKFHKDVIIDLICYRRLGHNETDEPAFTQPLMYDIIKNHKSTSKIYEARLAAQQSEFVQEDIDFIKNGVKKGLEDSFQRAKERDIRMQVDTMKGLWSNYSKEPLDSEPATKLLSNQMEAIVRALTEIPKDFHPNPKLIRLIENRKKMAIGEIPIDWGFAELLSFGSILENGFRIRLSGQDAQRGTFSHRHAILVDSNNGKKYSPLCHISEKQGNFEVINSSLSEYAVLGYEYGYSLSDPNALVIWEAQFGDFANTAQVIFDQFISSSEIKWQKMSGLVVLLPHGYEGQGPEHSSARLERLLQLCALDNIQICNCTTPAQYFHLLRRQMLRNFRKPLIILSPKSLLRFAQASSSLEDISKGAFREVLNDKTVTHPDSVTKLILSTGKVYYDLLEEKNKRKKQDTALIRIEQLYPFPEKEIQEVISKFKNAKDFLWVQEEPENQGAWGFIENRINKFIPKKERFKYVGRKESPSPAAGQVKIHTKELIEFLEEAFK from the coding sequence ATGAATTCAGAAAATTCCATGCTATTATACGGAGACAATACACTTCTTCTCGAAGGGCTTTATGAGGAATACTCTAAAAACCCTTCTTCTGTTTCGGAAGACTGGAGAAAGTTTTTCTCGGAGCTTGACAGCCAAAAATACACAAACGGCAAGTCAACCGGACTTGTTTCTCCTTCAATCGAAAAATCCCCCCCCCCTCTTCATGAAATGGGAATTTTAAACCTCCAAAATGCGTATAGAAGACAAGGCCACCTTGCAGCCACTTTAGACCCACTCGGAATCAATAAACCAAACAGAAAATTTATAGACCAAAAGTTAAATAACCTAACCGAAATAGATTTAAACACTGTTGTAGAATCCGGGATAGGAGGTGTAGGCAAGGCTAAGTTAAAAGAAGTAATCGACTGGTTTGAAAAATTCTATTGTTCAACGATTGGCTCTGAGCACTACTATTTAGTGAATGATGAAGAAAGAGAATGGCTCCAAAGTAAAATGGAATCCACCGAATACGTAAAAGATTTAACAAAGGGTGAAAAACTAAGGCTATTTGAAAAAGTATTTCAAGCAGAATATTTTGAAGAATTTTTAGCAAAAAAATTTGTAGGTAAAAAAAGATTTTCTTTAGAAGGTGGAGAAACACTGATTCCTATCCTTGACACAATTGTAGAAGAAGCAGGCAAGCACGACATGAACCAGCTTGTAATCGGGATGGCACACAGAGGAAGGCTAAATGTACTCGTAAATATTATAGAAAAACCGGCAGGGCTTATATTTGCAGAATTTGAAGAAAAAACAGGGGAAGACGAACACTACGCTGACGTAAAATACCACCTTGGTTACCACAACACTAAAATGACCAAGGCAAAAAAAGAAGTGAAGCTATCTCTCGGTTTTAATCCAAGCCATTTAGAAGCAGTAAACCCTGTGATAACCGGAAACGTTAGAGCCAAGCAAGCTATCGAAAAAGACAAATTGGGCGTTAAGTATATGCCTATTTTAATCCATGGAGACGCTGCATTTGCAGGACAAGGAGTAGTTGCAGAAACTCTCAACCTCATGAATATAGAAGGATATACTACGGGTGGAACTTTTCATATAGTGATAAATAATCAAATAGGATTTACGACTCTTCCAAACGAATCTAGATCCACTTTGTACGCAACTGACCTTGCCAAAGGTTTTCAAATACCTATTTTTCACGTAAACGGAGACGACCCAGAAGCTGCACTAAGAGTAGTAAAACTATGCCTTGAATACAGACAAAAATTCCATAAAGATGTTATCATTGATCTAATCTGCTATAGAAGGCTCGGGCATAACGAAACAGACGAGCCGGCTTTTACCCAACCACTGATGTACGATATAATCAAAAACCATAAGTCCACCTCTAAAATTTATGAAGCCCGCCTTGCTGCGCAACAATCTGAATTTGTGCAAGAAGATATAGACTTTATAAAAAATGGAGTAAAGAAAGGGTTAGAGGATTCTTTCCAAAGAGCAAAAGAAAGAGATATTAGAATGCAAGTGGATACAATGAAAGGGCTATGGTCAAATTATTCAAAAGAGCCTTTGGACTCCGAGCCTGCTACAAAACTTCTGTCCAACCAGATGGAGGCAATCGTAAGAGCACTCACCGAAATACCAAAAGACTTTCACCCAAACCCAAAACTTATTCGTCTTATCGAAAATAGGAAAAAAATGGCAATAGGTGAAATTCCTATTGACTGGGGCTTTGCAGAATTACTTTCTTTTGGATCAATTTTAGAAAATGGTTTCAGGATTCGCCTATCAGGTCAAGATGCGCAAAGAGGAACTTTCTCACACAGACACGCAATTTTAGTAGATTCAAACAACGGAAAAAAATACTCTCCTCTTTGCCATATTTCAGAAAAGCAAGGAAATTTTGAAGTGATCAATTCTTCCTTATCGGAATACGCAGTCTTGGGTTATGAGTATGGATATTCTCTCTCAGATCCAAATGCCTTGGTAATTTGGGAAGCGCAGTTTGGTGATTTTGCAAATACGGCACAGGTTATATTTGATCAATTTATTTCAAGCTCAGAAATCAAATGGCAAAAAATGAGTGGTCTTGTAGTGCTACTCCCTCACGGCTATGAGGGTCAAGGACCTGAGCACTCCAGTGCGAGATTAGAAAGACTACTTCAACTATGTGCATTAGACAACATTCAGATTTGCAATTGCACTACCCCTGCCCAGTATTTCCATTTACTTAGAAGACAGATGCTTAGGAATTTCCGTAAGCCACTAATCATTTTGTCCCCAAAAAGTCTTTTACGCTTTGCGCAAGCAAGTTCTTCTTTAGAAGATATTTCCAAAGGTGCGTTTAGAGAAGTGTTGAACGACAAGACTGTTACCCATCCAGACTCTGTTACAAAATTAATCCTCTCTACCGGAAAAGTTTATTACGATCTATTGGAAGAAAAAAATAAAAGAAAAAAACAAGACACAGCCCTGATTCGTATAGAGCAACTCTATCCTTTTCCCGAAAAAGAAATACAAGAAGTCATTTCAAAATTTAAAAACGCAAAAGATTTTCTTTGGGTACAAGAAGAGCCGGAAAATCAAGGAGCTTGGGGATTTATAGAAAATCGTATCAACAAATTCATACCGAAAAAAGAAAGGTTTAAATATGTCGGCAGAAAAGAATCTCCAAGCCCGGCAGCCGGACAGGTAAAAATTCACACAAAAGAATTAATTGAGTTTTTAGAAGAGGCTTTTAAATAA
- a CDS encoding NfeD family protein produces MSDFLLSNNSAMIWILAGIILAISEFFVPGIFIIFFGIGAIFAGIISLFIDLSFVIQIFVWLISSLLTILIGGKFLKNLFPSTETFEPPSDIDFYGKEAKVIRKILPDKKGGRIRFEGTEWDAICMNEVIQKGSKVKILSRNNLTFIVEKFH; encoded by the coding sequence ATGAGTGATTTTTTATTGTCCAATAATTCTGCCATGATCTGGATCCTTGCCGGAATAATTCTTGCAATCTCAGAATTTTTTGTACCGGGTATTTTTATTATATTTTTTGGAATTGGTGCTATCTTTGCCGGAATCATCTCCTTATTCATAGATTTGAGTTTCGTAATTCAAATTTTTGTCTGGCTAATATCCTCTCTACTTACTATTTTAATCGGTGGAAAATTCTTAAAAAACCTGTTTCCCTCTACGGAAACTTTTGAGCCTCCTTCAGACATAGACTTCTACGGTAAAGAAGCAAAAGTCATTAGAAAAATCCTACCTGATAAAAAAGGAGGGCGTATTCGGTTTGAAGGAACTGAATGGGATGCAATCTGTATGAACGAAGTAATTCAAAAAGGTAGTAAAGTAAAAATTCTTTCAAGAAATAACTTGACATTTATTGTAGAAAAGTTTCACTAA